One window of Leucobacter komagatae genomic DNA carries:
- a CDS encoding ABC transporter permease, whose protein sequence is MTHQHEPEIASDEAARPKSRVLTRFLASKQVRWGLILVVVTAALAVFGRFLAPHAPTEPITTPYAAPGGGLLLGSDQLGRDVLSRVLSGGIHLAWMAPLAAVLSVAIGAVIGMVAAYYRGWTDTILMRIMDVLLAFPGILMALMFVSVLGPSPALLVLLVVLALIPGVARVIRGAAQPICRREFVLWAQSVGIPGRKLIVREILPNITSPLLVEFGVRLMWAVGILASISFIGYGIQPPTPDWGLMVSENRTGLATQPWAVLAPIVMIVLFTVGGNLIAEGGARVIARTEGK, encoded by the coding sequence ATGACACACCAGCATGAACCCGAGATCGCCAGTGACGAGGCTGCACGACCGAAGTCCCGTGTGCTCACGCGGTTCCTCGCATCGAAGCAGGTGCGGTGGGGCCTGATCCTCGTCGTGGTGACCGCTGCGCTCGCCGTGTTCGGCCGTTTCCTTGCGCCGCACGCGCCGACCGAGCCGATCACGACCCCATACGCCGCCCCCGGCGGCGGCCTCTTGCTCGGCTCCGATCAACTCGGCCGCGACGTCCTGTCACGCGTGCTGTCGGGAGGCATCCACCTCGCGTGGATGGCGCCCCTCGCCGCGGTGCTCTCCGTGGCTATTGGGGCGGTGATCGGAATGGTCGCGGCGTACTACCGCGGCTGGACCGACACGATCCTCATGCGAATTATGGACGTGCTGCTCGCGTTCCCGGGCATCCTGATGGCTCTGATGTTCGTGTCGGTACTCGGCCCGAGCCCCGCGCTGCTGGTGCTGCTCGTCGTGCTCGCCCTGATTCCCGGCGTCGCCCGCGTCATTCGTGGCGCGGCGCAGCCGATCTGCCGGCGCGAGTTCGTGCTGTGGGCGCAGTCGGTCGGCATCCCCGGCCGCAAGCTCATCGTGCGGGAGATTCTGCCGAACATCACGTCACCACTGCTCGTCGAGTTCGGTGTGCGTCTCATGTGGGCTGTCGGCATCCTCGCGTCCATCAGCTTTATTGGGTACGGGATCCAGCCCCCGACGCCCGACTGGGGCCTGATGGTGAGTGAGAACCGAACGGGGCTTGCAACCCAGCCGTGGGCGGTGCTGGCGCCGATCGTCATGATCGTGCTCTTCACCGTCGGTGGAAATCTGATCGCTGAGGGTGGCGCGCGCGTCATCGCTCGCACCGAGGGGAAGTAG
- a CDS encoding ABC transporter ATP-binding protein: MAAITVTDLEVVLESTGAPIIEQVSLSLEPGEVMGIVGESGSGKSTLSLALLGYARPGARISQGSVVIEGTDILALDAAGLRAARRGLVSYVAQDPATALNPSMRLSTQLLEAVDAPRDEALAKVREVLDAVGLPNDDAFIRRRASELSGGQQQRIAIAMAVIAQPRLIVLDEPTTGLDVSTQMRVLELVKRLCAEYEIASIYVTHDLAVVAEVADSTIVMKDGHIVETGRARNVLLEPTHPYSQQLIAATPSTKVRSPWEGDELAAAPDAEQPLLRVSGLTAAYGHTQVLHGIDLTVRAGECLAIVGESGSGKSTFSRCLIGLHDNWEGEAALGGRQLAKSAAKRSHADRQAAQYIFQNPYGSLNPRHTVEAILRTPLELFHGAGGAEARRQIAEALDRVELPRRMAQMYPAELSGGQRQRVAIARALLASPELLICDEVTSALDVLVQSAVLDLLRGLLKDGLGMIFVTHNLAVVRNIAHRVAVLNRGEIVEYGEVDAVLDHPADPYTQGLLANTLDLPVG, translated from the coding sequence ATGGCGGCAATCACAGTTACTGACCTCGAGGTCGTGCTCGAATCGACGGGCGCCCCGATCATCGAGCAGGTGTCGCTCTCGCTCGAACCAGGCGAGGTCATGGGCATCGTCGGCGAGTCTGGCTCGGGCAAGAGCACGCTCTCGCTCGCGCTGCTTGGGTATGCTCGCCCCGGCGCACGCATCAGCCAGGGCTCCGTCGTGATCGAGGGCACTGACATCCTCGCCCTCGACGCCGCGGGGCTGCGCGCTGCGCGCCGCGGGCTCGTGAGCTACGTCGCCCAAGACCCCGCGACCGCACTGAACCCCTCGATGCGGCTCTCAACCCAGCTGCTTGAGGCAGTTGACGCGCCGCGCGATGAAGCGCTCGCGAAGGTTCGCGAGGTACTCGACGCCGTCGGGCTGCCGAACGACGACGCGTTCATCAGGCGCCGCGCAAGCGAGCTATCTGGCGGGCAGCAGCAGCGCATCGCGATCGCCATGGCCGTGATCGCCCAGCCCCGCCTCATCGTGCTCGACGAACCAACGACGGGCCTCGACGTGTCAACGCAAATGCGTGTCCTCGAACTGGTGAAGCGGTTGTGCGCGGAGTACGAGATCGCCTCGATCTATGTCACGCACGACCTCGCCGTCGTCGCTGAGGTCGCCGACTCGACCATCGTGATGAAAGACGGGCACATTGTGGAGACGGGCAGGGCGCGCAATGTGCTGCTCGAACCTACGCACCCGTACTCGCAGCAGCTCATCGCGGCGACCCCCTCTACGAAGGTGCGTTCGCCGTGGGAGGGCGATGAACTCGCTGCGGCGCCGGATGCTGAGCAGCCGCTCCTGCGGGTCTCGGGCCTCACGGCGGCTTACGGGCACACGCAAGTGTTGCACGGCATCGACCTGACGGTGCGGGCCGGTGAGTGCCTCGCGATCGTCGGCGAATCAGGATCGGGCAAGAGCACATTCTCGCGGTGCCTCATCGGACTGCACGACAACTGGGAGGGGGAGGCCGCTCTCGGGGGCCGGCAGCTCGCGAAGTCGGCAGCGAAGCGCAGCCACGCCGACCGGCAGGCCGCGCAGTACATCTTCCAGAACCCATACGGGTCGCTGAACCCACGCCACACCGTCGAAGCGATCTTGCGCACACCGCTTGAGCTGTTTCACGGCGCGGGCGGCGCGGAGGCAAGGCGCCAGATCGCCGAGGCGCTTGACAGGGTCGAGCTGCCGCGTCGCATGGCCCAGATGTACCCCGCCGAACTCTCGGGTGGGCAGCGGCAGCGGGTCGCAATCGCGCGGGCGCTGCTCGCCTCACCCGAGCTGCTGATCTGCGACGAGGTGACCTCGGCGCTCGACGTGCTCGTGCAATCCGCGGTGCTCGACCTGTTGAGAGGGCTGCTGAAGGACGGCCTTGGAATGATCTTCGTCACCCACAACCTCGCCGTGGTGCGCAACATCGCGCACCGGGTGGCGGTGCTGAACCGTGGCGAGATCGTCGAGTACGGCGAGGTAGACGCGGTGCTCGACCACCCAGCCGACCCGTACACGCAGGGGCTGCTCGCGAACACGCTGGATCTGCCTGTGGGGTGA
- a CDS encoding ABC transporter permease, producing MTEMIALSAERGGDRTRQRRVRLFKKWGGKALQGVITLLLVSILIFFATQAMPGDVARVILGVNATPERLEIVREQLGLNLPVWQQYVNWLTGILRGDWGVSLTNGVPVADTLAIRLRNSLTLGALALVIMMPISLVVGIIAAQRKDKVFDKLFMGTSMVVNAVPEFVLGTVLIALFGTTVFRIFPPVALIPPADMPWWHPLAIVLPVATLVIGGVAYLSRLVRVSFIDVMSSEYIQTAQLKGLSTRRILYRHALPNALAPIIPAASLVAAFLIGGTVVVEYLFSYPGIGLTLVESVGNRDLPLIQAVVLIIASAYFVFNFIADLFSDAGSAGRKE from the coding sequence ATGACTGAGATGATTGCACTCTCCGCGGAGCGGGGAGGGGATCGTACCCGACAACGGCGGGTGCGACTATTCAAGAAGTGGGGAGGGAAAGCGCTGCAGGGTGTCATCACGCTGCTGCTCGTCTCGATCCTGATCTTCTTTGCCACGCAGGCGATGCCGGGCGACGTCGCCCGCGTGATCCTGGGCGTGAACGCGACGCCTGAGCGGCTCGAAATCGTTCGCGAGCAGCTGGGCCTCAACCTGCCGGTGTGGCAGCAATATGTGAACTGGCTCACCGGGATCCTGCGCGGCGATTGGGGCGTCTCCCTCACAAACGGCGTGCCCGTCGCCGACACCCTCGCGATCCGCCTCCGCAACTCGCTCACGCTCGGCGCGCTCGCGCTCGTGATCATGATGCCGATCTCGCTCGTCGTCGGCATCATCGCGGCGCAGCGCAAGGACAAGGTGTTCGACAAACTCTTTATGGGGACGTCGATGGTCGTGAACGCAGTCCCCGAGTTCGTGCTCGGCACCGTGCTCATTGCGCTGTTTGGCACAACGGTGTTTCGCATCTTCCCGCCCGTCGCGCTGATCCCGCCCGCCGATATGCCGTGGTGGCATCCGCTCGCGATCGTGCTGCCCGTCGCGACGCTCGTGATCGGTGGGGTCGCATACCTCTCAAGGCTGGTGCGCGTCTCGTTCATCGACGTCATGAGTAGCGAGTACATTCAGACGGCGCAGCTCAAAGGGCTGAGCACGAGGCGCATCCTGTACCGGCACGCGCTGCCGAACGCGCTCGCGCCGATCATCCCGGCGGCCTCGCTCGTGGCCGCGTTTCTTATCGGCGGCACCGTCGTCGTCGAGTACCTCTTCTCGTACCCGGGCATCGGGCTCACACTCGTCGAGTCTGTCGGCAACCGCGACCTCCCGCTCATCCAGGCCGTCGTGCTCATCATCGCCTCGGCGTACTTCGTCTTCAACTTCATCGCTGACCTGTTCTCTGACGCCGGGTCGGCGGGGCGGAAGGAATAG
- a CDS encoding alpha/beta hydrolase — MPIEFDDAVADKLVKVLEAGDDVLRGQSQFRSGAAERASEGFEGNYGVLFKVAVGTEKQDRVKLARVLYDLAQEIKEAKLKAQEERARLEELASWRVREAEREQRRQTDAFGDSFTAGVDSFFDPRPSEVPVAAPSVSASFSAQQRLRTAARGRPGKSSADPVKLRSFVSQGGASNIDLDTELSSVRNAWSAFTGSCGWVRVGSTSFVAGFQQLLNENRLDVDWIDGVAAAFEAAGGGSLSNTALDLSATAVNPLSDEALLEALSTLSAEEIELLFGAFPVLQRRLEFMDPVAIYEWWQGMNPLEGAEGPFSDQQTLLLEGFAVLFGNLEGLPYGARDYANRAALDAALEEVKAEIARLEALGEKTTVLETQLAALENIKLAAKANTKDAPRFLISLTQDQPPLAAVSIGDLDKATSVAYAIPGMGTDTTGMTGWTNAAQNLYSMLPEGSAVVAWIGYETPPMPSLGDPDFGVLDSKRAIAGGNNLAAALRGLAAVRGGSMPQLDIVAHSYGTTTAAVALTQPGVNVKNFITLGSAGLPDSITKASQLNAEKVYSGHARDRLMIDPDSGDQWAWIGRDFSSDHKVDPMHPAFGGRPFGVDTGGDAGDPVVGHDPLIKNGGGYFSQDTESLRNVVRAIKGETADITEYVPLGPTQMQEAQMGLGQHGW; from the coding sequence GTGCCGATTGAATTCGATGATGCTGTTGCTGACAAGCTCGTCAAGGTGCTCGAGGCCGGAGATGACGTGCTGCGTGGTCAGAGCCAGTTTCGAAGCGGTGCTGCCGAGCGTGCGTCGGAAGGGTTCGAAGGAAACTACGGGGTGCTCTTTAAGGTTGCTGTCGGCACTGAAAAGCAAGATCGTGTAAAACTTGCCCGCGTACTATACGACCTCGCCCAGGAGATCAAAGAGGCAAAGTTGAAAGCGCAGGAGGAACGTGCCCGGCTGGAAGAGCTAGCCTCCTGGCGGGTTCGCGAGGCCGAGCGGGAGCAGCGGCGCCAGACTGACGCGTTTGGTGACAGCTTCACGGCTGGCGTTGACTCGTTCTTTGACCCGCGTCCGTCGGAGGTGCCGGTCGCTGCGCCCAGCGTTTCGGCGTCGTTCTCCGCGCAGCAGCGACTTCGGACGGCTGCGCGTGGAAGGCCGGGGAAGTCCTCCGCAGACCCGGTGAAATTGCGTTCGTTCGTGTCGCAGGGCGGCGCGAGCAATATCGATCTTGACACGGAGTTGTCATCGGTGCGGAACGCGTGGAGCGCGTTTACTGGTTCGTGTGGGTGGGTGCGAGTCGGGTCAACGAGCTTTGTCGCCGGGTTCCAACAGCTCTTGAACGAAAACCGGCTTGACGTCGACTGGATTGACGGGGTCGCTGCCGCGTTCGAGGCAGCCGGCGGGGGATCGCTGTCGAATACAGCGCTTGACCTCTCGGCGACCGCGGTGAACCCGCTGAGCGATGAGGCGCTGTTGGAAGCACTGTCGACGCTTTCTGCGGAGGAAATCGAGTTGCTTTTCGGGGCGTTCCCGGTGTTGCAGCGGCGGCTGGAATTCATGGACCCGGTTGCGATCTATGAGTGGTGGCAGGGGATGAACCCGCTGGAGGGCGCGGAAGGCCCGTTCTCGGATCAGCAGACACTGTTGCTTGAGGGGTTTGCGGTGCTGTTTGGCAACTTGGAGGGGCTGCCGTACGGGGCGCGCGACTATGCGAACCGGGCCGCCCTTGATGCGGCGCTTGAGGAAGTCAAGGCCGAGATCGCGCGCCTTGAAGCGCTCGGGGAGAAAACGACGGTGCTCGAGACGCAGCTCGCAGCTCTTGAGAACATCAAACTAGCCGCAAAAGCGAACACAAAGGACGCACCGCGGTTCCTGATCTCGTTGACTCAGGACCAGCCACCGCTCGCGGCGGTCTCAATCGGGGACCTCGACAAGGCCACGAGTGTCGCGTACGCGATCCCCGGGATGGGAACTGACACGACAGGGATGACAGGTTGGACGAACGCCGCTCAAAATCTCTACTCGATGCTCCCCGAAGGGAGCGCGGTGGTGGCGTGGATCGGGTACGAAACCCCGCCCATGCCCTCGTTAGGCGACCCCGATTTTGGGGTGCTTGACTCGAAACGCGCGATTGCCGGAGGAAATAACTTGGCTGCGGCCCTGCGCGGACTGGCTGCGGTCCGGGGCGGGTCGATGCCGCAACTCGATATTGTTGCCCACTCGTACGGCACCACGACTGCCGCGGTCGCGCTTACGCAGCCGGGGGTGAACGTGAAGAACTTCATCACGCTCGGCTCAGCCGGGCTGCCTGACAGTATTACCAAAGCGTCGCAGCTCAACGCCGAAAAGGTGTACTCCGGTCACGCGAGAGACAGACTGATGATAGACCCGGATAGTGGCGACCAGTGGGCGTGGATCGGGCGTGATTTCAGCTCCGACCATAAAGTCGACCCGATGCACCCCGCCTTTGGTGGGCGACCATTTGGGGTGGATACCGGGGGCGATGCTGGTGACCCGGTTGTCGGACATGACCCGCTTATCAAGAATGGCGGCGGCTACTTCAGCCAGGATACCGAGTCGCTCC